The Blattabacterium cuenoti genome includes the window ACATGGATTTTTAATAAGAATGAAAACCAAAAATGGAAAACAAATTATATCTAGAAGAAGAAAAAAAAAAAGGAGTAAATTATCAGTTATCAAATTTAAAAAATAAATTAATTAATTAATTAATAAATATTAAATAATTCG containing:
- the rpmH gene encoding 50S ribosomal protein L34, producing the protein MKRTFQPSNKKKLNLHGFLIRMKTKNGKQIISRRRKKKRSKLSVIKFKK